A region from the Linepithema humile isolate Giens D197 chromosome 1, Lhum_UNIL_v1.0, whole genome shotgun sequence genome encodes:
- the LOC105669078 gene encoding putative nuclease HARBI1 isoform X1: MRRRLRDMLDPFALPENEFMGMYRLTRNMTRILVEALEPYLPPRRRALGIPNELKVLCALNFYAQGSYQKAVGVDSRLSIAQPTVSVILQEITSAINNYLLRQWIRFPTTLQEIQQIVQRNYNNTTIPGLIGFVDGTNIAIKVPVDHEGLYVNRKGYHAQHVQIICDTDMYILNILARYPGSTHDSFVWRNSYVRHLLQMQHANNNHCWLFGDSGYPLEPWLLTPYPEVQPGTQEEYFNQRHSTMRNTVERCIGVMEKRFRCLLRYRTLEYTPQKAGQIINACAVLHNMCIRAKIPLPPEPEEAIMAMEDDVNNFEIQPIPEGRAIFNEGQRTRNNLAARLVNMINVI, encoded by the exons ATGAGAAGAAGACTTAGAGATATGCTTGATCCATTTGCTTTGCCTGAAAATGAATTTATGGGCATGTATCGGTTAACAAGAAATATGACGAGAATTCTTGTAGAAGCGTTGGAACCATATCTTCCTCCACGAAGGAGAGCTCTGGGTATTCCAAATGAATTGAAG gTACTGTGTGCCCTGAATTTCTATGCTCAAGGTAGTTATCAGAAAGCTGTCGGTGTGGATAGTAGGTTGAGTATAGCCCAACCTACTGTAAGTGTAATCTTACAAGAAATAACGAGTGCCATCAATAATTATCTTCTAAGACAATGGATACGTTTCCCAACAACACTGCAAGAGATACAGCAAATTGTTCAAAg aaattataataacactACAATTCCAGGCTTAATTGGTTTTGTAGATGGTACAAATATTGCTATTAAAGTACCTGTTGACCATGAAGGATTATATGTTAATAGAAAAGGATATCATGCACAACAtgtgcaaatt atatgcGATACAGATATGTATATTCTGAATATACTAGCAAGATATCCAGGCTCGACGCACGACTCCTTTGTATGGAGAAATTCATATGTGAGACACCTTCTGCAAATGCaacatgcaaataataatcattgtTGGCTATttg gAGATTCTGGATATCCATTAGAACCGTGGCTGCTGACTCCGTATCCTGAAGTACAGCCAGGTACACAGGaggaatattttaatcaaagacACAGTACCATGCGAAATACCGTAGAACGTTGTATTGGCGTTATGGAAAAACGATTCCGATGTCTCCTTAGATATCGTACATTAGAATATACACCACAGAAAGCAGGTCAAATTATTAATGCCTGCGCAGTGTTGCACAATATGTGCATACGTGCAAAAATACCTCTTCCTCCAGAACCTGAAGAGGCAATTATGGCTATGGAAgatgatgtaaataattttgaaatacaacCAATACCGGAAGGTCGAGCCATATTTAATGAAGGGCAGAGAACGCGCAATAATCTTGCAGCTCGATTGGTAAATatgattaatgttatataa
- the LOC105669078 gene encoding putative nuclease HARBI1 isoform X2: MRRRLRDMLDPFALPENEFMGMYRLTRNMTRILVEALEPYLPPRRRALGIPNELKVLCALNFYAQGSYQKAVGVDSRLSIAQPTVSVILQEITSAINNYLLRQWIRFPTTLQEIQQIVQRNYNNTTIPGLIGFVDGTNIAIKVPVDHEGLYVNRKGYHAQHVQIICDTDMYILNILARYPGSTHDSFVWRNSYVRHLLQMQHANNNHCWLFGDSGYPLEPWLLTPYPEVQPDIVH, translated from the exons ATGAGAAGAAGACTTAGAGATATGCTTGATCCATTTGCTTTGCCTGAAAATGAATTTATGGGCATGTATCGGTTAACAAGAAATATGACGAGAATTCTTGTAGAAGCGTTGGAACCATATCTTCCTCCACGAAGGAGAGCTCTGGGTATTCCAAATGAATTGAAG gTACTGTGTGCCCTGAATTTCTATGCTCAAGGTAGTTATCAGAAAGCTGTCGGTGTGGATAGTAGGTTGAGTATAGCCCAACCTACTGTAAGTGTAATCTTACAAGAAATAACGAGTGCCATCAATAATTATCTTCTAAGACAATGGATACGTTTCCCAACAACACTGCAAGAGATACAGCAAATTGTTCAAAg aaattataataacactACAATTCCAGGCTTAATTGGTTTTGTAGATGGTACAAATATTGCTATTAAAGTACCTGTTGACCATGAAGGATTATATGTTAATAGAAAAGGATATCATGCACAACAtgtgcaaatt atatgcGATACAGATATGTATATTCTGAATATACTAGCAAGATATCCAGGCTCGACGCACGACTCCTTTGTATGGAGAAATTCATATGTGAGACACCTTCTGCAAATGCaacatgcaaataataatcattgtTGGCTATttg gAGATTCTGGATATCCATTAGAACCGTGGCTGCTGACTCCGTATCCTGAAGTACAGCCAG ATATCGTACATTAG
- the Atg13 gene encoding autophagy-related protein 13 homolog isoform X4 encodes MSTQLSMQDKKDLEKFTKYLALRAAQIIVQSRSGQKVNTTCRPDSSAGDWVKFNLAIKELPDVSADAKKALCGEIVSSTVPLCIEISLKTVEGDKMILETWSLGVLPEQSDSTVRITYTVYNRMGILLKSLLSVSRVTPAYKLSRRQGPDAYTMCYRIYMGEPQLHNLGDNYKHVRVGQLCTPVGTIQLSVSYRTKMTISPTHKGRDSIMLKSDHFHSDLSPRHARYQQSEETSKSLSDTIKVGAFVINKPVIVNEEDLVIPDVPFSSLLTPKQTSPPPVSLVDPINTKTAATATDSNNGNNERLSNDNTTSKCASQNGSRRSSCSMTSANDDFIMVDLVIDAPNPKYHNSHDVTSY; translated from the exons ATGTCAACACAGCTAAGCATGCAGGATAAGAAGGACTTGGAGAAGTTTACGAAGTACCTGGCACTAAGAGCCGCCCAGATTATCGTACAGTCGAGATCGGGCCAGAAAGTCAACACCACGTGCAGACCGGATTCTTCGGCCGGCGATTGGGTAAAA TTTAATCTGGCAATAAAAGAACTACCGGATGTCTCAGCTGATGCTAAGAAGGCACTTTGTGGAGAGATAGTAAGTTCTACTGTACCTCTCTGCATAGAAATCTCTCTGAAAACAGTGGAAGGTGACAAGATGATTTTGGAAACTTGGAGCCTCGGCGTTTTGCCGGAACAGAGCGATTCGACAGTGCGAATAACGTATACTGTATATAACAGAATGGGGATCTTGTTAAAATCTTTGCTTTCCGTGTCAAGAGTCACACCTGCTTACAAACTGAGCAGGCGACAAGGACCCGACGCTTACACGATGTGCTATCGAATATATATGGGAGAGCCTCAGCTACATAACTTAG gcgataattataaacatgtaaGAGTAGGTCAATTGTGTACTCCAGTAGGTACCATACAATTATCAGTCTCTTACAGAACAAAAATGACCATATCACCCACTCATAAAGGACGTGATTCTATCATGCTTAAGAGTGATCATTTTCATTCGGATTTAAGTCCACGTCATGCACGGTATCAACAAAG cGAGGAAACGTCGAAGTCTCTTAGCGATACCATCAAAGTTGGCGCATTTGTAATAAACAAGCCTGTCATCGTTAACGAGGAGGATCTGGTGATACCAGATGTACCATTCAGTTCCCTATTGACACCTAAACAAACGTCTCCTCCTCCGGTGTCACTAGTAGATCCTATAAATACAAAGACTGCAGCTACCGCAACCGATAGCAACAACGGAAATAACGAAAGACTTAGTAATGATAATACAACTTCAAAATGCGCCTCTCAAAACGGATCTAGAAGGAGTAGTTGTTCAATGACTAGTGCCAacgatgattttattatgGTAGATTTGGTAATTGATGCTCCTAATCCAAAGTATCACAACAGTCATGATGTTACGTCTTACT AA
- the Atg13 gene encoding autophagy-related protein 13 homolog isoform X1: MSTQLSMQDKKDLEKFTKYLALRAAQIIVQSRSGQKVNTTCRPDSSAGDWVKFNLAIKELPDVSADAKKALCGEIVSSTVPLCIEISLKTVEGDKMILETWSLGVLPEQSDSTVRITYTVYNRMGILLKSLLSVSRVTPAYKLSRRQGPDAYTMCYRIYMGEPQLHNLGDNYKHVRVGQLCTPVGTIQLSVSYRTKMTISPTHKGRDSIMLKSDHFHSDLSPRHARYQQSEETSKSLSDTIKVGAFVINKPVIVNEEDLVIPDVPFSSLLTPKQTSPPPVSLVDPINTKTAATATDSNNGNNERLSNDNTTSKCASQNGSRRSSCSMTSANDDFIMVDLKTPFAVTNTNSDVGAFYRECQSAPQLQAFMEERTLAEQLGDLTKQLETFETNIQHYEDILTSLCQTENNN, from the exons ATGTCAACACAGCTAAGCATGCAGGATAAGAAGGACTTGGAGAAGTTTACGAAGTACCTGGCACTAAGAGCCGCCCAGATTATCGTACAGTCGAGATCGGGCCAGAAAGTCAACACCACGTGCAGACCGGATTCTTCGGCCGGCGATTGGGTAAAA TTTAATCTGGCAATAAAAGAACTACCGGATGTCTCAGCTGATGCTAAGAAGGCACTTTGTGGAGAGATAGTAAGTTCTACTGTACCTCTCTGCATAGAAATCTCTCTGAAAACAGTGGAAGGTGACAAGATGATTTTGGAAACTTGGAGCCTCGGCGTTTTGCCGGAACAGAGCGATTCGACAGTGCGAATAACGTATACTGTATATAACAGAATGGGGATCTTGTTAAAATCTTTGCTTTCCGTGTCAAGAGTCACACCTGCTTACAAACTGAGCAGGCGACAAGGACCCGACGCTTACACGATGTGCTATCGAATATATATGGGAGAGCCTCAGCTACATAACTTAG gcgataattataaacatgtaaGAGTAGGTCAATTGTGTACTCCAGTAGGTACCATACAATTATCAGTCTCTTACAGAACAAAAATGACCATATCACCCACTCATAAAGGACGTGATTCTATCATGCTTAAGAGTGATCATTTTCATTCGGATTTAAGTCCACGTCATGCACGGTATCAACAAAG cGAGGAAACGTCGAAGTCTCTTAGCGATACCATCAAAGTTGGCGCATTTGTAATAAACAAGCCTGTCATCGTTAACGAGGAGGATCTGGTGATACCAGATGTACCATTCAGTTCCCTATTGACACCTAAACAAACGTCTCCTCCTCCGGTGTCACTAGTAGATCCTATAAATACAAAGACTGCAGCTACCGCAACCGATAGCAACAACGGAAATAACGAAAGACTTAGTAATGATAATACAACTTCAAAATGCGCCTCTCAAAACGGATCTAGAAGGAGTAGTTGTTCAATGACTAGTGCCAacgatgattttattatgGTAGATTTG AAAACGCCTTTCGCAGTCACGAACACTAATAGCGACGTGGGAGCGTTTTATCGGGAATGTCAGAGCGCTCCGCAATTGCAAGCCTTCATGGAAGAAAGAACGCTTGCGGAACAACTGGGAGATCTTACGAAACAATTGGAAACATTCGAAACTAATATACAACACTACGAGGACATTCTGACATCATTGTGTCAGAccgagaataataattaa
- the Atg13 gene encoding autophagy-related protein 13 homolog isoform X3 produces the protein MSTQLSMQDKKDLEKFTKYLALRAAQIIVQSRSGQKVNTTCRPDSSAGDWVKFNLAIKELPDVSADAKKALCGEIVSSTVPLCIEISLKTVEGDKMILETWSLGVLPEQSDSTVRITYTVYNRMGILLKSLLSVSRVTPAYKLSRRQGPDAYTMCYRIYMGEPQLHNLGDNYKHVRVGQLCTPVGTIQLSVSYRTKMTISPTHKGRDSIMLKSDHFHSDLSPRHARYQQSEETSKSLSDTIKVGAFVINKPVIVNEEDLVIPDVPFSSLLTPKQTSPPPVSLVDPINTKTAATATDSNNGNNERLSNDNTTSKCASQNGSRRSSCSMTSANDDFIMKTPFAVTNTNSDVGAFYRECQSAPQLQAFMEERTLAEQLGDLTKQLETFETNIQHYEDILTSLCQTENNN, from the exons ATGTCAACACAGCTAAGCATGCAGGATAAGAAGGACTTGGAGAAGTTTACGAAGTACCTGGCACTAAGAGCCGCCCAGATTATCGTACAGTCGAGATCGGGCCAGAAAGTCAACACCACGTGCAGACCGGATTCTTCGGCCGGCGATTGGGTAAAA TTTAATCTGGCAATAAAAGAACTACCGGATGTCTCAGCTGATGCTAAGAAGGCACTTTGTGGAGAGATAGTAAGTTCTACTGTACCTCTCTGCATAGAAATCTCTCTGAAAACAGTGGAAGGTGACAAGATGATTTTGGAAACTTGGAGCCTCGGCGTTTTGCCGGAACAGAGCGATTCGACAGTGCGAATAACGTATACTGTATATAACAGAATGGGGATCTTGTTAAAATCTTTGCTTTCCGTGTCAAGAGTCACACCTGCTTACAAACTGAGCAGGCGACAAGGACCCGACGCTTACACGATGTGCTATCGAATATATATGGGAGAGCCTCAGCTACATAACTTAG gcgataattataaacatgtaaGAGTAGGTCAATTGTGTACTCCAGTAGGTACCATACAATTATCAGTCTCTTACAGAACAAAAATGACCATATCACCCACTCATAAAGGACGTGATTCTATCATGCTTAAGAGTGATCATTTTCATTCGGATTTAAGTCCACGTCATGCACGGTATCAACAAAG cGAGGAAACGTCGAAGTCTCTTAGCGATACCATCAAAGTTGGCGCATTTGTAATAAACAAGCCTGTCATCGTTAACGAGGAGGATCTGGTGATACCAGATGTACCATTCAGTTCCCTATTGACACCTAAACAAACGTCTCCTCCTCCGGTGTCACTAGTAGATCCTATAAATACAAAGACTGCAGCTACCGCAACCGATAGCAACAACGGAAATAACGAAAGACTTAGTAATGATAATACAACTTCAAAATGCGCCTCTCAAAACGGATCTAGAAGGAGTAGTTGTTCAATGACTAGTGCCAacgatgattttattatg AAAACGCCTTTCGCAGTCACGAACACTAATAGCGACGTGGGAGCGTTTTATCGGGAATGTCAGAGCGCTCCGCAATTGCAAGCCTTCATGGAAGAAAGAACGCTTGCGGAACAACTGGGAGATCTTACGAAACAATTGGAAACATTCGAAACTAATATACAACACTACGAGGACATTCTGACATCATTGTGTCAGAccgagaataataattaa
- the Atg13 gene encoding autophagy-related protein 13 homolog isoform X2: protein MSTQLSMQDKKDLEKFTKYLALRAAQIIVQSRSGQKVNTTCRPDSSAGDWFNLAIKELPDVSADAKKALCGEIVSSTVPLCIEISLKTVEGDKMILETWSLGVLPEQSDSTVRITYTVYNRMGILLKSLLSVSRVTPAYKLSRRQGPDAYTMCYRIYMGEPQLHNLGDNYKHVRVGQLCTPVGTIQLSVSYRTKMTISPTHKGRDSIMLKSDHFHSDLSPRHARYQQSEETSKSLSDTIKVGAFVINKPVIVNEEDLVIPDVPFSSLLTPKQTSPPPVSLVDPINTKTAATATDSNNGNNERLSNDNTTSKCASQNGSRRSSCSMTSANDDFIMVDLKTPFAVTNTNSDVGAFYRECQSAPQLQAFMEERTLAEQLGDLTKQLETFETNIQHYEDILTSLCQTENNN, encoded by the exons ATGTCAACACAGCTAAGCATGCAGGATAAGAAGGACTTGGAGAAGTTTACGAAGTACCTGGCACTAAGAGCCGCCCAGATTATCGTACAGTCGAGATCGGGCCAGAAAGTCAACACCACGTGCAGACCGGATTCTTCGGCCGGCGATTGG TTTAATCTGGCAATAAAAGAACTACCGGATGTCTCAGCTGATGCTAAGAAGGCACTTTGTGGAGAGATAGTAAGTTCTACTGTACCTCTCTGCATAGAAATCTCTCTGAAAACAGTGGAAGGTGACAAGATGATTTTGGAAACTTGGAGCCTCGGCGTTTTGCCGGAACAGAGCGATTCGACAGTGCGAATAACGTATACTGTATATAACAGAATGGGGATCTTGTTAAAATCTTTGCTTTCCGTGTCAAGAGTCACACCTGCTTACAAACTGAGCAGGCGACAAGGACCCGACGCTTACACGATGTGCTATCGAATATATATGGGAGAGCCTCAGCTACATAACTTAG gcgataattataaacatgtaaGAGTAGGTCAATTGTGTACTCCAGTAGGTACCATACAATTATCAGTCTCTTACAGAACAAAAATGACCATATCACCCACTCATAAAGGACGTGATTCTATCATGCTTAAGAGTGATCATTTTCATTCGGATTTAAGTCCACGTCATGCACGGTATCAACAAAG cGAGGAAACGTCGAAGTCTCTTAGCGATACCATCAAAGTTGGCGCATTTGTAATAAACAAGCCTGTCATCGTTAACGAGGAGGATCTGGTGATACCAGATGTACCATTCAGTTCCCTATTGACACCTAAACAAACGTCTCCTCCTCCGGTGTCACTAGTAGATCCTATAAATACAAAGACTGCAGCTACCGCAACCGATAGCAACAACGGAAATAACGAAAGACTTAGTAATGATAATACAACTTCAAAATGCGCCTCTCAAAACGGATCTAGAAGGAGTAGTTGTTCAATGACTAGTGCCAacgatgattttattatgGTAGATTTG AAAACGCCTTTCGCAGTCACGAACACTAATAGCGACGTGGGAGCGTTTTATCGGGAATGTCAGAGCGCTCCGCAATTGCAAGCCTTCATGGAAGAAAGAACGCTTGCGGAACAACTGGGAGATCTTACGAAACAATTGGAAACATTCGAAACTAATATACAACACTACGAGGACATTCTGACATCATTGTGTCAGAccgagaataataattaa